From Persicobacter psychrovividus, one genomic window encodes:
- the acs gene encoding acetate--CoA ligase produces MSRIKNLEDYAVDYRKSVTDPEGFWAAQAERFVWRKHWDEVLEYDFEDYNVSWFKGGQLNITENCLDRHLLHRAEKTAIHWVANDPREEDRIFTYRELHEQVCKFANVLKSKGVRKGDRVCLYMPMIPELAIAVLACARVGAIHSVIFGGFSAQALADRVKDAGAKVLLTANFGPRGNKVIPLKSIADEALEKCPGVVETVIVYERTKDHTSWTAGRDVWWHEELEQVDANCKVEIMESEDPLFILYTSGSTGKPKGVLHTTGGYMVYTAYTFKNVFQYEENDVYWCTADIGWITGHSYIVYGPLLEGATSVMFEGIPTYPDAGRFWRIVDRLKVNIFYTAPTAIRALMAQGLEYVELYRLESLKVLGTVGEPINREAWEWYHLHIGKGRCPIVDTWWQTETGGIMISPIAGVLPTKPTYATLPLPGIQPVLVDQEGKEIKGKGVEGNLCIKFPWPSMIRTTWGDHERCKNTYFSTFKGYYFTGDGCRRDEDGYYRILGRVDDVINVSGHRLGTAEVENAINMYTGVIESAVVGYPHDIKGQGIYAYVVCDSSKLEVSTITELKAEIMATVVEKIGKIARPDKVQIVRGLPKTRSGKIMRRILRKIAEGQVENFGDISTLLDPSIVESIKEGAQKVELLD; encoded by the coding sequence ATGAGCAGAATTAAAAATCTTGAGGACTATGCCGTAGACTACCGAAAGAGTGTTACCGACCCCGAGGGCTTTTGGGCCGCACAAGCCGAGCGATTTGTCTGGCGAAAACACTGGGATGAAGTTCTTGAATATGATTTCGAAGATTATAATGTCTCCTGGTTCAAAGGAGGGCAATTAAATATTACGGAAAATTGCCTCGATCGGCACCTTTTACATCGGGCTGAAAAAACAGCCATACATTGGGTTGCCAATGATCCCCGAGAGGAGGACCGTATTTTTACCTATCGGGAATTGCATGAGCAGGTGTGTAAATTTGCCAATGTTCTCAAGTCTAAAGGTGTGAGAAAGGGTGATCGGGTATGTTTATATATGCCGATGATTCCAGAACTCGCTATTGCAGTTTTGGCCTGTGCACGAGTAGGGGCGATACATTCGGTGATTTTTGGCGGCTTTTCAGCGCAGGCCCTCGCAGACAGGGTAAAAGATGCTGGCGCAAAGGTGTTGCTGACGGCCAATTTTGGCCCGAGAGGAAATAAGGTGATCCCTTTGAAGAGCATTGCTGATGAGGCATTGGAAAAATGCCCTGGAGTGGTGGAGACAGTGATTGTTTATGAGCGCACGAAAGATCATACCTCCTGGACCGCCGGTCGGGATGTATGGTGGCACGAAGAGCTCGAGCAGGTGGATGCGAACTGTAAAGTAGAAATCATGGAGTCCGAGGATCCTTTGTTTATCCTTTATACTTCTGGTTCCACAGGGAAGCCTAAGGGGGTTTTGCATACGACTGGCGGCTATATGGTATATACCGCCTATACTTTCAAAAATGTATTTCAGTACGAGGAAAATGATGTTTACTGGTGTACAGCTGATATTGGCTGGATTACTGGGCACTCTTATATAGTATATGGCCCCTTGTTGGAAGGGGCGACAAGCGTCATGTTTGAAGGCATCCCGACCTATCCTGATGCTGGCCGTTTCTGGCGGATTGTGGATCGCCTGAAGGTGAACATTTTTTATACCGCTCCAACGGCCATCCGCGCCCTGATGGCGCAAGGTTTGGAGTATGTAGAACTTTATCGATTGGAGAGCCTCAAGGTGCTTGGTACGGTTGGGGAACCCATTAACCGTGAGGCATGGGAGTGGTATCACCTCCATATTGGAAAAGGGCGCTGCCCGATTGTCGATACCTGGTGGCAGACCGAAACTGGTGGTATTATGATCAGTCCAATTGCTGGGGTGTTGCCAACCAAGCCGACCTATGCCACTTTACCCTTGCCAGGTATTCAGCCTGTTTTGGTGGATCAGGAAGGCAAGGAGATAAAAGGAAAAGGTGTGGAAGGAAATCTGTGTATCAAATTCCCATGGCCATCAATGATCCGCACCACCTGGGGGGATCATGAGCGATGTAAAAACACCTATTTCTCTACTTTCAAAGGGTATTATTTTACAGGGGATGGTTGCCGAAGGGATGAGGATGGTTATTACAGAATCCTGGGTCGGGTGGACGATGTGATTAATGTCTCAGGTCACCGCCTCGGTACGGCAGAAGTTGAAAATGCCATCAATATGTACACGGGGGTTATTGAGAGTGCCGTTGTCGGCTACCCTCATGACATCAAAGGTCAGGGAATTTATGCCTATGTAGTGTGCGATTCCTCCAAGCTTGAGGTCAGCACGATTACAGAACTCAAGGCTGAAATCATGGCGACGGTGGTAGAGAAAATCGGCAAGATTGCCCGGCCAGATAAAGTGCAGATTGTCCGTGGGTTGCCTAAAACCCGTTCGGGAAAAATCATGAGAAGAATACTCCGCAAAATCGCCGAAGGGCAGGTGGAGAATTTTGGAGATATTTCAACTTTGCTGGATCCAAGCATTGTTGAATCTATAAAAGAAGGCGCTCAGAAAGTGGAGCTGCTGGACTGA
- a CDS encoding ATP-dependent 6-phosphofructokinase — translation MTNQDFEVKSLGECTVTSPLYTAYKNTPMAEGLFVDNDDRILYDPTLEGFKKCLKEGTDPITFEKAGPREKIFFSPSNTKAAIVTCGGLCPGINNVIRSVVNGLYYRYNIKNIVGIPYGYEGLIPEFGHEWVDLTPEKVKDIHMFGGSILGSSRGRQNIERMVDTLERNNIKMLFTIGGDGTLSGNHVIQEEIERRGLKIATAGIPKTIDNDVNFIHKTFGFETAFTTAAPIIRDAHNEATGAYNGVAIVKVMGRDSGFIAANAALAMPDVNFVLVPESEFDLYGPNGFLESLKDRLVKGHHAVVVVAEGAGQNLFEDDQNVEKDASGNIKHQDIGLLLKDSISKFFKDQNFEATVKYIDPSYIIRSEPAIAADSIFCSSLAMNAVHGVMAGKTDFVVGRWNMHFTFLPIPTATSSRKKIDLSGELWWSVLENTGQPYSMKNEEK, via the coding sequence ATGACAAATCAAGATTTCGAAGTTAAATCTTTGGGAGAATGTACAGTTACATCTCCATTGTATACTGCTTACAAGAATACTCCGATGGCGGAGGGATTATTTGTAGACAACGATGACCGCATTTTATATGATCCTACTCTGGAAGGATTTAAAAAATGCCTGAAAGAAGGGACGGATCCAATTACGTTTGAAAAGGCGGGGCCCCGTGAAAAAATCTTCTTCTCTCCATCCAATACCAAGGCAGCGATCGTTACTTGCGGTGGTTTGTGCCCAGGTATCAATAACGTTATTCGTTCAGTTGTAAACGGCCTTTATTACCGTTACAACATTAAAAATATTGTTGGAATTCCTTACGGTTATGAAGGTTTAATTCCTGAATTTGGTCACGAGTGGGTTGACCTTACCCCAGAAAAAGTAAAAGACATTCACATGTTCGGTGGTTCGATTCTTGGCTCAAGCCGTGGTCGTCAGAATATCGAGCGCATGGTGGATACTTTGGAGCGTAACAACATCAAAATGTTGTTCACTATCGGTGGTGATGGTACCCTTTCTGGTAACCACGTTATTCAGGAAGAAATCGAGCGTCGTGGCTTGAAAATCGCTACTGCGGGTATTCCTAAGACGATTGACAATGATGTCAATTTTATCCACAAAACTTTTGGTTTCGAAACCGCTTTTACAACTGCTGCGCCAATCATCCGTGATGCTCACAACGAGGCTACAGGTGCTTACAATGGTGTTGCTATTGTTAAGGTAATGGGTCGTGACTCTGGTTTTATTGCTGCTAATGCGGCTTTGGCCATGCCTGATGTGAACTTTGTATTGGTTCCTGAATCTGAATTTGATCTTTACGGACCAAATGGATTTTTGGAGAGCCTGAAGGATCGTCTGGTAAAAGGACACCATGCAGTAGTCGTAGTTGCCGAAGGCGCGGGTCAGAACTTATTTGAGGATGACCAAAATGTTGAGAAAGATGCTTCAGGAAACATCAAGCACCAGGATATTGGCTTGTTGTTGAAAGATTCTATCTCGAAATTCTTCAAAGATCAGAACTTTGAGGCAACGGTAAAATATATTGACCCTTCTTATATCATCCGTTCTGAACCAGCGATTGCAGCAGATTCTATCTTCTGTTCTTCATTGGCAATGAATGCGGTTCATGGTGTAATGGCTGGTAAAACAGACTTTGTAGTGGGCCGTTGGAATATGCACTTTACCTTCTTGCCAATTCCTACAGCAACAAGTTCTCGTAAGAAAATTGACCTTTCAGGTGAACTTTGGTGGTCGGTATTGGAGAATACAGGACAGCCTTATAGCATGAAAAATGAGGAAAAGTAA
- a CDS encoding TolC family protein → MVFSITLWVPSKAQSINTEAQQTQDRAYLQDLISKALHQNREVQNLQLGYHKTEIQKKMAWGTFIPKVSLNGGYAYAGLNVHDIQTPQSILGMGQNLGGMLGGLAPVIAAGNPALGAMLPELIGKLPEIPSSFGLTSNDMNIWNAGISAKMVLFSGLKVTYLSKALDHKIAAERLMVKRQEGQVIKEVTDYYDKLGLISASEQVLNDARKLLDKEKTRAQKAKANGLITRYDLQKIEIASLDLDTKDIELSGNKQLVLTRLEQLTGEPAEAIAMHHVVLTPWVQVSTGNDINHRPEVAALKESVAARSYQQKATISGYLPKAMAFGTSQYINMKDMAVVDPASMVGVAVTWEIFDGFHTAHERQIAKIDHTIAVNKLEDATSLLALSLEKTKVDFQVNSSKIAVLQQKVEKANLGLEIRSKEYAEGLATVNQLLEAITDLQQTKMALNKVIYDQRRAGVSLLEATGDLQLENIQ, encoded by the coding sequence ATGGTTTTTAGCATCACCCTGTGGGTGCCGTCAAAAGCACAATCAATTAATACGGAAGCACAGCAGACCCAAGACCGTGCTTATTTACAAGACCTAATTTCAAAGGCCCTGCACCAAAACAGGGAAGTGCAGAATCTACAATTAGGTTATCACAAAACGGAAATTCAAAAGAAGATGGCCTGGGGAACTTTTATCCCAAAGGTATCGCTTAATGGTGGTTATGCTTATGCAGGTCTGAATGTCCATGATATCCAAACTCCTCAATCAATTTTGGGAATGGGGCAAAACCTTGGTGGGATGCTTGGTGGTTTGGCGCCAGTTATTGCAGCAGGAAACCCCGCTTTGGGAGCGATGTTGCCGGAGTTAATCGGCAAACTGCCTGAGATTCCGTCATCGTTTGGTTTGACTTCCAATGATATGAATATCTGGAACGCAGGTATCTCCGCGAAAATGGTATTGTTTTCAGGCCTTAAAGTGACTTATCTTTCCAAGGCGCTGGATCATAAAATTGCCGCTGAACGCCTGATGGTTAAACGTCAGGAAGGGCAGGTGATTAAAGAGGTAACGGATTATTACGATAAATTAGGGCTGATTTCCGCTTCGGAACAAGTATTGAATGATGCCAGAAAGTTGCTCGATAAGGAAAAGACGCGGGCCCAAAAAGCGAAGGCCAATGGATTAATTACCCGTTACGATCTTCAAAAAATAGAAATTGCCTCATTGGATCTTGATACCAAAGACATTGAGCTGTCGGGAAATAAGCAGTTGGTCTTGACCCGTCTTGAGCAACTTACAGGAGAGCCTGCCGAAGCAATTGCTATGCATCATGTGGTACTGACACCATGGGTGCAGGTTTCTACAGGGAACGATATCAATCACCGACCAGAAGTGGCAGCATTGAAGGAATCGGTGGCGGCAAGATCATATCAGCAGAAAGCCACCATTTCGGGTTATCTGCCTAAGGCGATGGCCTTCGGAACGTCGCAGTATATTAACATGAAGGATATGGCGGTTGTGGACCCTGCAAGTATGGTTGGTGTAGCGGTTACCTGGGAAATCTTCGATGGTTTTCATACCGCTCATGAACGTCAGATAGCAAAAATAGACCATACTATTGCAGTGAATAAACTCGAGGACGCCACCTCACTATTGGCTTTATCTTTAGAAAAAACGAAGGTTGATTTTCAGGTCAATAGCAGTAAAATTGCCGTATTGCAGCAAAAGGTTGAAAAGGCAAATCTTGGCCTTGAAATCCGCTCAAAAGAATATGCGGAAGGGCTTGCTACAGTGAACCAACTGTTAGAGGCCATCACGGATTTGCAACAAACCAAAATGGCCTTGAACAAAGTGATCTATGACCAGCGTCGTGCAGGTGTTTCCTTACTTGAGGCGACAGGCGATCTTCAGTTAGAAAATATCCAATAA
- a CDS encoding HlyD family secretion protein: MKKLTIISLAVATLLAACNSNEQAAGIKGKVKKSSIAVAPKVPGRILSLKVEEGDFVRAGDTLAILDIPEVEAKKHQAEGALLAAKAQYEMALNGATAEQFAQIDAKLSAVKEQYDFASKSFHRMKNMYEDSLISAQKFDEVKMKYIGAKAQYEGVLAKKKEVTKGVRNEKVRMALGTMQRAEGAVELAKVAESERFVIAPKSMEISTITLKEGELSLAGYSLFVGWLPNSTFFRFTVAESEVNQYKVGAVHTVYVPYLDKSIKAKVSKVSALTKYADRTTAYPTAKLGESAFEIQVKAIDQQEANHLFVNTNALIKD, from the coding sequence ATGAAAAAATTAACAATTATATCCCTCGCAGTAGCTACTTTATTGGCTGCATGTAACAGTAATGAACAAGCGGCAGGCATCAAAGGAAAGGTGAAAAAGTCCTCTATTGCCGTCGCGCCAAAGGTTCCTGGAAGAATTCTCTCTCTAAAAGTAGAGGAAGGTGATTTTGTACGAGCTGGGGATACCCTTGCCATTCTCGATATTCCTGAAGTGGAAGCCAAGAAGCATCAGGCTGAAGGGGCTTTGCTTGCAGCTAAGGCGCAGTATGAAATGGCTTTGAACGGAGCTACGGCAGAGCAGTTTGCACAGATTGATGCCAAGCTGTCGGCAGTTAAGGAGCAGTATGATTTCGCTTCGAAATCTTTCCATCGGATGAAAAACATGTACGAAGACTCGTTGATTTCCGCACAGAAATTTGATGAAGTAAAAATGAAGTACATCGGAGCCAAAGCCCAATACGAGGGTGTCCTTGCCAAAAAGAAAGAAGTTACCAAGGGGGTAAGGAATGAAAAAGTACGCATGGCGCTGGGCACGATGCAAAGGGCCGAAGGGGCTGTGGAGCTGGCTAAAGTGGCCGAATCTGAGCGGTTTGTCATTGCACCAAAATCTATGGAAATTTCTACCATTACCTTAAAGGAAGGGGAGTTGTCTTTGGCAGGGTATAGCCTTTTTGTTGGCTGGTTGCCTAACAGCACTTTCTTCCGTTTTACGGTAGCTGAATCCGAGGTGAACCAATACAAAGTGGGCGCTGTACATACCGTTTATGTCCCATATCTTGATAAATCTATCAAGGCGAAAGTGAGTAAAGTTTCCGCCTTGACTAAATACGCCGACCGTACAACGGCTTATCCTACGGCTAAACTTGGTGAAAGTGCTTTCGAAATTCAGGTCAAGGCTATTGATCAGCAGGAAGCCAACCACCTTTTTGTTAATACCAACGCACTCATTAAAGACTAA
- a CDS encoding ABC transporter permease, with amino-acid sequence METFIALIKREFRMMFSNSVVMAIFFAAPVVYGLLFGFTYQKGSPSNLPIMVVDLDQSALSSKIVDMLDDNELITVDMVKYDKTDLPKTIRSEKYKAVITIPHHFEADILQKRDPELSVAINTANIVSANYSAKGVQYVMKTLQAGIEIEGLKKQGIPEEIARHQYEPFSVNYERYYNETANYMRFLWPGMIGTIIQQVFLLALALTFAREFEEGKWHEITSKTKKGWKIMGIKILPFLLTGVMMLAAVGVMFPMFNIPLAENMPAMAVLLFAFLLPVIFLGILLSLLVPNQLKATEIAMVLATPSFVVSGFTWPLSQMPDAVAFIGRCIPLTHFLAAFRELSFYGAGLSDIIPQLKVLALMTVIFGLLSMVLLYFKLRKIPTNDAEQAKELEMNISK; translated from the coding sequence ATGGAAACATTTATAGCTTTAATAAAGCGGGAGTTCCGAATGATGTTCAGTAATTCAGTGGTGATGGCGATATTTTTTGCCGCACCAGTGGTTTATGGTTTGTTATTCGGCTTTACCTATCAGAAAGGCTCACCGTCAAATTTACCGATTATGGTGGTCGATCTTGATCAGTCTGCACTCAGTTCTAAAATTGTCGATATGCTTGACGATAATGAACTCATTACTGTGGATATGGTCAAGTATGACAAAACAGACCTACCGAAAACAATTCGGTCGGAAAAGTATAAAGCGGTCATTACCATTCCCCATCACTTTGAGGCGGATATTCTTCAAAAGCGGGACCCTGAGCTTTCAGTGGCGATCAATACGGCCAATATTGTCTCAGCAAACTATTCTGCAAAAGGGGTGCAATATGTGATGAAAACCCTGCAGGCGGGGATAGAAATTGAAGGCCTAAAAAAACAGGGAATTCCTGAAGAAATTGCGCGCCATCAGTATGAGCCTTTTTCGGTGAATTATGAGCGATACTACAACGAAACGGCCAATTATATGCGTTTCCTATGGCCAGGAATGATCGGTACCATTATTCAGCAGGTATTCCTGTTGGCCTTGGCTTTGACTTTCGCTCGGGAGTTTGAAGAGGGGAAATGGCATGAAATCACCTCAAAAACCAAAAAAGGATGGAAGATTATGGGGATCAAGATTTTACCATTTTTACTGACTGGCGTAATGATGCTCGCTGCGGTAGGCGTGATGTTCCCAATGTTCAACATTCCGCTTGCCGAAAATATGCCAGCTATGGCCGTTTTGCTTTTTGCATTTTTATTACCAGTGATATTCCTCGGTATTTTGCTTTCATTGTTGGTGCCTAACCAGCTGAAAGCCACAGAAATTGCGATGGTTTTGGCGACGCCAAGTTTTGTGGTTTCAGGTTTTACATGGCCATTATCTCAGATGCCTGATGCCGTGGCTTTCATAGGTCGATGCATTCCTTTGACGCACTTTTTGGCCGCTTTCCGTGAGCTGTCATTTTATGGTGCTGGCTTATCAGACATCATCCCTCAGCTGAAAGTACTTGCATTAATGACGGTCATTTTTGGGTTGCTGAGTATGGTATTACTTTACTTTAAGCTGCGGAAAATTCCAACAAATGATGCAGAGCAAGCCAAAGAATTGGAAATGAACATCAGCAAATAA
- a CDS encoding DUF2147 domain-containing protein: protein MRIGLVTFAFVCLSFVQLYAQSPFGRWITVDEVSGEHKAIVEIYQQDGLMFGKIVDILVGDKDILCKECPGDQKNQPLLGMVIIKSMKQQGDTWAGGEILKPENGKMYDGKIWREGDHLMVRGYLGFLYKTQQWLPFKDQ from the coding sequence ATGAGGATAGGATTGGTCACTTTCGCATTCGTGTGTTTGTCATTTGTTCAGCTTTATGCACAGTCTCCTTTTGGCCGTTGGATAACGGTTGATGAAGTGAGTGGGGAACATAAAGCCATTGTTGAGATTTATCAGCAAGACGGTCTAATGTTTGGAAAGATTGTCGACATTCTGGTGGGTGATAAAGACATCCTTTGTAAGGAATGCCCAGGCGATCAGAAGAATCAGCCGCTGTTGGGAATGGTCATTATCAAATCCATGAAACAACAGGGGGACACCTGGGCTGGGGGAGAAATCCTCAAACCTGAAAATGGCAAAATGTACGATGGCAAAATCTGGCGAGAAGGAGATCACCTGATGGTCAGGGGATATCTCGGCTTTCTTTATAAAACCCAGCAATGGTTGCCTTTTAAAGACCAATAA
- a CDS encoding TIGR00730 family Rossman fold protein, producing MENRTKTVAVYCASRTGAKDIYMEQAFALGQALAKAGWRIVYGGSISGLMGAMANGALESGGHVIGVYPPFIEDKEILHPNLTELYPVASMAERKTLMEKLSIGSISLPGGSGTMDEFFEVITNKAIGAGDHQFSILHNVDGFYDPLQLFFTKMKDEGFLSSQTINMWHCERNIQALIARMESFIN from the coding sequence ATGGAAAATAGAACGAAAACGGTAGCGGTTTATTGCGCCTCACGAACTGGCGCTAAAGATATTTATATGGAACAGGCCTTTGCCCTTGGGCAGGCCTTGGCAAAAGCGGGCTGGCGGATCGTGTATGGCGGTTCAATTTCAGGGCTGATGGGCGCTATGGCCAATGGAGCCCTGGAAAGTGGTGGGCATGTTATTGGGGTTTACCCTCCATTTATTGAGGACAAAGAAATTCTTCACCCGAATCTTACGGAATTATATCCTGTTGCGAGTATGGCCGAAAGGAAAACCCTGATGGAAAAGCTGTCTATTGGCAGTATTTCCCTGCCTGGGGGCTCGGGCACTATGGATGAATTTTTTGAAGTTATTACCAATAAAGCAATTGGAGCTGGCGATCATCAGTTTTCAATTTTACATAATGTAGATGGGTTTTATGATCCACTGCAACTTTTTTTCACAAAGATGAAGGACGAAGGTTTTCTCAGTAGCCAAACAATTAATATGTGGCACTGTGAGCGAAACATCCAGGCGTTGATTGCGCGGATGGAGTCTTTCATAAACTAA
- a CDS encoding sodium-dependent transporter: MTNEQGFSGRWGLIITSLGMAIGAGNLWRFPRLAGQYGGSFILLWFLFLFVWSIPILLAEFAIGKRIRKNVVASFSNAAGWKFSWMGIFIFCCTLGITFYYSVVVSWGLHFLFWAFDFAFSSWTSDVPVTYDQVYFDNLWNTVSSNHWPTMLMHGGVIIVAVLVLVRGVQHGLEYASKILIPSLFVLLLVLAASTFSQEGGREGLAYMFNIRPELFSDPVVWVEALSQSAWSTGAGWGLIMTLGSYSKRDDDVTFNVVMSGLGNNVASMVCAVAIIPAVFLLAPSAQEAVSLLQTGNQALTFTVIPNLFEQLPAGEFVAILFFLAFSLAAFSSLLTMLEMFLRFVSDLGMPRGRALFIIAILCFVFGAPSAWSLDFFTNQDWVWGVGLILSGMFVTFAVLKIGIGNFKREWIDMPGNLKFPDLLFKIFMLSIIPLGLGLVYWWLSRGYSDYPWFDELGNWNFIDVYSNATVITQWALVLGAGALFSVFLRRKFEH; this comes from the coding sequence ATGACGAACGAACAAGGATTTAGTGGCCGATGGGGATTAATTATTACCTCATTGGGAATGGCCATTGGTGCAGGTAACCTATGGCGGTTCCCAAGGCTTGCAGGACAGTACGGTGGCAGTTTTATTTTATTGTGGTTTTTATTTTTGTTCGTTTGGTCTATTCCAATATTATTGGCCGAATTTGCGATAGGAAAGCGAATTCGGAAAAATGTCGTTGCCTCTTTTAGTAATGCAGCAGGATGGAAATTTTCGTGGATGGGTATTTTCATTTTCTGTTGTACCCTTGGTATTACTTTCTATTATTCAGTGGTGGTTTCCTGGGGACTGCACTTCCTGTTTTGGGCTTTCGATTTTGCATTTTCATCCTGGACTTCCGATGTGCCTGTAACCTATGATCAGGTGTATTTTGATAACTTATGGAACACCGTTTCATCGAATCATTGGCCGACGATGTTGATGCACGGTGGGGTAATTATTGTTGCTGTATTGGTGTTGGTACGTGGTGTACAACATGGTTTGGAGTATGCCAGCAAAATACTGATCCCTTCTTTGTTTGTGCTTTTATTGGTGCTTGCAGCAAGTACTTTTAGTCAGGAAGGCGGTAGAGAAGGCCTTGCGTATATGTTTAATATTCGCCCTGAACTGTTTTCAGACCCGGTGGTTTGGGTAGAGGCACTGTCTCAGTCGGCATGGTCGACGGGTGCTGGCTGGGGTTTGATCATGACTTTAGGTTCCTATTCCAAGCGTGACGATGATGTTACTTTCAATGTGGTGATGTCTGGCCTTGGCAATAATGTGGCCTCTATGGTATGCGCAGTAGCCATTATTCCTGCGGTATTTTTATTGGCACCGAGTGCTCAGGAGGCAGTAAGTTTATTACAAACGGGTAATCAGGCACTGACTTTTACGGTAATTCCCAATCTGTTTGAGCAATTGCCGGCAGGTGAGTTTGTGGCTATTTTATTCTTCCTCGCATTCAGCCTTGCAGCTTTTAGCAGTTTATTGACGATGCTGGAAATGTTTTTACGATTTGTCTCTGATCTTGGAATGCCACGTGGGCGGGCATTATTTATCATTGCTATTTTATGCTTTGTATTTGGTGCCCCTTCGGCCTGGTCTTTGGATTTCTTTACCAATCAGGACTGGGTGTGGGGAGTAGGATTAATTCTCAGTGGCATGTTTGTCACCTTTGCGGTGCTAAAAATTGGAATAGGCAACTTTAAAAGGGAGTGGATTGACATGCCAGGCAATCTTAAATTCCCCGATCTGTTATTCAAGATTTTCATGCTGTCCATTATTCCCTTAGGGTTGGGTTTAGTCTACTGGTGGCTGTCGAGAGGTTATAGTGATTACCCTTGGTTTGATGAACTCGGCAACTGGAATTTTATAGATGTTTATTCGAATGCCACAGTCATTACGCAGTGGGCATTGGTATTAGGTGCAGGCGCTTTATTCAGTGTATTTTTACGTAGAAAGTTTGAGCATTAA